Within the Balaenoptera acutorostrata chromosome 10, mBalAcu1.1, whole genome shotgun sequence genome, the region gctgtgttgggtccttgttgctgcacgcgggctttctctagttgtggcgagcgggagctacccTTCGTTCCGGTGCacggggttctcattgcggtggcttctcttgcttcggagtatgggctctagggcatgccagcttcagtagttgtggcgcaggggcttagttgctccacgacatgtgggatcttcctggatgagggctcgaacccatgtcccctgcattggcaggtggattcttaaccactgcgccaccagggaagtccccagaatcaTGCTTAACATGGAAAAAACCCAAGCCACTTCTGTGGCCCAGGAAAGGAAAATTCTGCAGGGCCAGGCCGTCAGCCTCAACACTGAGGATAAAGAAATTGTCATGGACTCTATAGCAGTGATTCTCACTGCCCTCAGGAGACACTGGCAATGCGAGAGACATTCTTGGCTGTCACAATTGGGAGGGGgggctactggcatctagtgggcagaggccagagctGATGCTAAGCATACTTCATTGAAGGACAACCCCAAAGCAAAGATTTATCCAGCCCAAAGTGTCAATGGTGCTGAGACCTAGGAACCCTGCTCCCCAGAGCTTCATATTTGTGTTCATATGTGCAGTGTCTTTGTTACTTCCACACCCAGAGCCTGGTGTACAAGAGGAGCTCAGGAATAGTTTTGCACAAAAGGACGGAGCAACCGATGTCACATCCTCAGCTGCACTAAGAGATAATTCATAGAGTAAACCTCATACTCGCGGTGTGTCATCCTGTCTGTGCAGGGTCCACAGACCCAGAACCAAAATCCAGCATTCAAAACCCCAGAGTGTCCTTGCCAAACTGAGGCATTGGGCTGCCCTCTCTCACCAGCGAGcctgagggctggggaggggccgcCTTGACTGCTCGCCTGCCACCCAGCACCCCTGGCAAGGGCTCAGCAAGGTGACAGAATGAGGACAGAAAGGAATCGGCAGGCCCTGCCCCACAGTGCTGTGGACATGGCAGTACACCCTGTGGAGTACAGGGTGTGGTCCCTGGGGTCAGCCAGGCCTGGGTTCCCATCGCAGCCTGGCTCCTTACCAGCCACGCGACCCGAAACATGGGAATAACCTCCttacttcagttttctcaattATAAATGGGGCTAATAGTATACCTTCCTTAAAGGGTTAATGTGAGGATTCACAGAGAAAATCCACTTAAAGAGCTTGGCGCCGTGCTCATAAATGGTGGTGAAAAACGAGCGTTGATTATCACTGTCATACCTCATTTCCGGTGCTTGCCCCTCTGCTTGTAATCCTGCGTCCCACGGCTGAGCCTGGATGAGTCTGGGAAGGCTGCTGATGGCTCGtgcacccctccctctctccagcttGGCTCTGTGCCAGCACTGGGTTAAGCCCCAGGGACACAGGTGAATAGGATGTGGTCCTGACCGCTGGGAGCAGTTTACGGGCTGTTGGGACATTAGCAAGAGCCCGGAAGGACCACAATTTGAGATTAAGATGAGGCAAGCACAGCACCTAGGGCACAAAATATTGTAAGGAAGCACTCACCATGCCCTTGCACGAGTGTGAGTGTGAGTACCTCCTTAAAATGTACAcccttgcctcaccctagtcccagcccAGCAAAGGACCACATCCCAAGAGGAGGGCCTGAAGGCACAGAGGAGGGTGAGATGGGGGCAGAGACTGCAGCATCtgaggctccctggaggaggtgtcaTGAGGGCTGCTGGCTTGGAAGGATAGGGAGAATTTTGAAGTGCAAAGCTGAGGGCACGTATACTGCTGGGTAGGAAACTATGGGAGCAGAGACTGCCTTGGAGAAAAGCCCTGGGCAAGTTTGAGTTGGGCAAATAGTTTgtaaattaaatgcaaaagaatGTACAGTACGACTTGGGTATAGGGGGTTTCTTTTGTAAGAAGGCAGGGGTTCAACTTCTAGTAGCTCTGCAGCTAGGGATTCCCTCCCAGTTCCCTGGGGACTCAGCAGAGAGAAGATGGGTTCCCCTGAGATTTGTAGCCTGGAGGAGTGGCTCCAGGGCCAGCAGAGCTCCAGGGCGGCTCTGTGGGCTTCTGACCAGtgcccctgtcccctccctcctgcctctggccCTCGCGGTCAAAGTCCCGGTGTCCGATACGCCAgctctccccttctttccttcctcccaggaCTCACAGAAACCCTCAGTACCCAGCCATGGGCCAAAGATGCCATCAGGCAAAAAGGTGAAGCCTCCACCCTGTCCCCTGTCCAGGTCGTGGAAGCAGGACCATGCGCAGACTCTGGCGGCGGCCTATGTGCCGGTGGTGGTGGACCCCAGGGGGCAGAACCCGGACAAGTTCAGGCTCAATTTCTACACCTCCCAGTACTCCAACACCCTGAACCCCTTCTACACCTTGCAGAAGCCTACCTGCGGCTACCTGTACCGCCGGGACACCGACCACACCCGCAAGCGCTTCGACGTGCCTCCTGCCAACCTGGTCTCGTGGTGCCCGTAGGCCTGTGCCAGTCAGAAGCCCCCTACCCTGAACCCTCACCCCCATGATCCCGGGTCCCAGAGGGGAAGGGCTGCTCCCTCCTGGAGGAGCAGAAAGTGCCTGGGCTAGGACGGCTGTGCCCTGCCCACTGTCAACAGTGGCAAAGGGAGGTCTCACTTCTCAGCAGCAATTAAAGTTTGTCCTTCCTTTCCCTGGCATCTGAATGGGTGGCCGTGGGTGGGTAGACTGAGGCCACAGGGGTGTTGTAAGCAACGTTATGTCCAGAGGTGCCTGAAGACTTGGAAAGACTTGATTCTCATCACCTCACCCCAAGAGTAACCCCAACTCCCCTCCAGAGCCTGAGTCCCAAGCAAAGTCCATACTGGCCATGCCCTCCCAGTGGCCCAGGCTTGGCAAGCCTTCCAACAACAAGAAAGAGATACATCAACTGACCGTGACCTGGGGTTGGAACAGCCACTGGAGAATGGGGAAGTCCTGTAGGGAGCGAACCCGGTCTCCAGGGGGCCTCCTCTCTAGCCCTAGTTTTACATAAAACCGCCTCTTCTGACTTGTAGTTTGTTGGCGAGGGATGGATTTCCCATCTCAAGTCTTACCTCTGGTCCAGCAGAACTGACGCTGAGGTTAGTTAGGCTCATGGGCCCTGGTTCATGGAGAAGGGGGATGAAGGCAGAGGGCACTTGACTCATGGCCTGACTGAGTTCTGGTCACTGCCACCCAGGCCTGGATCCAATGGCCTGCTGGCACCAGCTCAGACCGGCCTGTGACAGCTGACTGTGGACATCTCCCAACTCCTCAACCAGTGACTTCCtgctggtagcttgaaatcagccgtGGTGGAAGTATTTACACCACGGAAACCAGCAAACACCTATAAactggggtttcttttttttccagagagCCAGTGGTTAAATTCACCACTGGGTGAATCCAACTGGTTTCATTTCTAGGAATCACACCTCATTCTAGGTAGAGTGGCGTATTCAGTGGAGCATCCTTCTAGAGCACAagaggctggggctggtgtgggaTGAAGGGACAGGATGCTGAGGACCCAGACCAGCAGCCAGTGCTTGGCCAGGCTTCCCTGGATACCCTTCTCTAAAAAGAAGATGGTAAGTGGAGAGAAAGGACGAGAGGGCCTCCTAAATATCACCTAACAGCGAAGAAGCCAGGTTCTTCCAGGTTGAGGTAGGCTGTCTTTCAAGGTAGAAGCTTTCCTCGAATGCCTGGTGATCCTAGGCTGGAAGCAGGCCATTCGGCATCTGTACCAAGTCTCTCCTGCCTGCAAGGAACCAGTGTGAGAAGGAGCttgcggtggggggagggggggcggtgggggggcggggggtgtctCACTTTTCATAAGCAGACTTTCCCTTAACGTCCCGGTTTCCAGAGCGGCTCTTCTCTCTTCCTGAGCTGGACCTAGAGGCTAGGGCCTCTCCAGTTCAAAACTCCAGAATAATCTTCCACCAGGGTCAGGAGGGGATAGCCGCCTGGAGATGTCAGTTCCGCTGCCTTGAGGAGGGCATCCGGGAAGCTTCCCACCCGTCCTCCTATTTCCGCCCCACCTGTCCTgcaccccagcccccagggcaCCTTCTGCGCCCACCTCGCGGAGCCTGCGGAGCCCTGCGGCAGAAATAGGCTTTGTGACTGGGCCAGCCTCCACATCCTcctgctcttttttattttatttttttaattttttactgtgttgggtctttgtttctgtgcgagggctttctccagctgcggcgagcggtggccactcttcatcgcggtgtgcgggcctctcactatcgcggcctctctttttgcgcaggctcagtagtttgtggctcacgggcccagttgctccgcggcacgtgggatcttcccagaccagggctcgaacccgtgtcccctgcattagcaggcagattctcaacccctgcgccaccagggaagccccctcctgctCTTTGACAGCACTCGGCTTTCAACTTACCAGCTGTCACAGGCCGGTCTGACCTGGGCTTGGGGCAGCCACTGGAGAATGGGGAAGTCCGCACTCTGGTAAGACACTGCTTGTCCATCTGCCTTCTCTTGTCCAAAATTTTATTAGAACCTCTCATctactgtcttctttttcttggtcTCTGTGGATTTGTATTGATAGCTTTTAGAAATGTATTGCCATTTCAGGGCGCTTTTGAAAAGAGGCAGAGATAACATGCAAGTTTTCAGTCTACATACAACCAAAAGTCATACCTCCTATCAATCATCCAACAGACACTGGGTGAACACCTAGTGCGGGCTGGGTCCTTGGGCTACAAAGCTGAACAAGAATCACCTCTGCCCTCCCAGACCCGACAGCCTcgctgggcgggggcggggccagcATCTTCACTCCCCCAGCTGAcgcctcctcctctctcctggaGAAGGTCGCCGCCTTGAGGTTCACCTTGGTAGAGCAGCCTCCATGGACGCTTCCTGGAAACCTTCAGAGAAGCCGGCCCAGGTCCCAGGTCGGTCTGGGTGGGATAGTCCCAGGAGGCCAAGAACCTGTGCTCAGGGCTCTGTTGTGTTTCTGTGGAGGTGGCTAGTGGGCAGACGGGCAGCCTTGGAGGGGGTCAGTCACGCCTGGGATTGCCACCCCTCCCATCCCTTCTGGGCACGGCTTCCGCCTCTGTGCCCCTGCCCCACCTGCTCCCTCTCCTTGGCATCATTCAGCCCGGTGGATCCTCTGACTCTGGTATCGCATCTGTCCCGGGAAGGAGTCCTGTGGACAGAGCAGCCAGGGGAGGCCACAGACCTCTCTCACGGGGCCACCGCATGAGCTGTCCATTCTGCCCCTTTGTGCCCCTCTTGTGTATTCACCTCTTCCTGGATGCCTCGCTGTGGATCCCAATCCTCCATGTctttgggggaaggatggagagcAGGACTGCTAAAGCCACCGAGCTCTGGGGTTGGGAAGCTGTGGGATTCCATTCCCATCCTGGGCTGGAGTCCGGGATGGCGCCCCACACACAACGGGAGTGAGCTCCCTGTCGATGGGATTGCTCAGGCAGAGGGGCCACAGGGGAAGGTGCTGGACTAAGGGGCTTACAGGGTCCTCTAGCTCCATTCAGGCTTTCCCCAGAGATTTAAAAACTTAGGCTAAAAGCAAGATGATGAGGTGGAAAAACTTTGGTACCACCACTTAAAATGTTCgtgaacctcagaatgtgattttTCTGCCTCTGATTTCTCTTGTCTCCCATGGAAATAACAACACCCACCCCACAGGGCTGTCATGAGCCTATTCATCGAGCTTAGCATGGTGTCTTACACCTAATAGCTCCATCCTACGTTAGCTCTCTTTAATCCTTTCTTTAATCatgcatacattcattcattcagtaatgttttttttttttaaattattagcacctttaattattatttatttttttggctgtgttgggtcgtcgtttctgtgcgagggcttcctctagttgcagcaagcgggggccactctttatcgcagtgcgcgggcctctcactatcgtggcctctcttgttgcggagcacaggctccagacgcgcaggctcggtaattgtggcgcacgggcttagttgctccgcagcatgtgggatcctcccagaccagggcacgaacccgtgtcccctgcattagcaggcagattctcaaccactgcgccaccagggaagcccattcagTAATGTTTTATTGAGCTCAAGCCCCTGTCAGTCAAATGTTATCTCAAAAAGGTAACTGGGGAGAGTTTAATGAGGGGGCTATTCGCAGAGAAGCGGGCACAATTAAGGGACTGGTGGTTTGCCCAGAGGGTGGCAACAGAAGGAGGCACTTCTTACCCCTAAGCCTGAGGGGTAGAGGGAGGGGGTTTTGCCACAGGAGCTTGGAGAGGGTTCTGGCAGGAGCTGTAGCTGAAGGTCAGAGAAGACAACTGGGGCTCAAACTGTGACCCAACAGGGAAGGAGGGGAACAGATACCCAGCTTCTGTCTCTTTCCATCCTCCAATCTCCTTCCAGTGCTTCTCAATGGACGAATCCAGACTGAAGCCAGAGGGCTGGGGAGCCCAGGTGATCCAGTCCACGGGGATCAGCCTCCTGGGGCTCAGAGCAGACCCAGAAAGGTGGagaaggagtggggaggggcaaacCGAATAACCAGCACACGACCATGTGGAATCCGTGGTACTAGGTGCTGGGAGGTTTTGAGAAATGAGTAAGACAGTAGTCTCTACCCGGGGAACTTGCTGGATTCCTGAGGGCAGGCTGGCAATAAACAGCTGCTTATAATTCCAGAAAGAAATGAGTGTTGTGTCTATGTTATCGTAGAAGTGTGACTGTCATAGACCCTAAGGTGATGTCCAATGGTTTCCACCTCCTGTTGTTCCTGCCTTTGTACAATCCCCTCcctctgtgacttgcttctactccacagaatatggcaaaggtgatgggtgTCACTCCCTTGATTAGGTTCCAttatataaaattccattttagcAGATTAGAGGGAGATTCCCCTCGCTGGCTTGACAAAATAAGCATCTGTGTTGAGGAGCCCATGTAACAAGGAAATGTGGGCAGCTTCTAgaaactttaggcagcctctagGACCTGAGAGTGCCCTCCAGACAATATCTAGCAGGAAGCCAGGGCCCTCAGTCCTAGAGCCACAGGGAATGAATTCTGCCAACGACCTGAATGAGGTGGGAGTGGATtcttccccagtcaagccttcaggtgAAAACGTAGCCCAGACAACACCTTGATTCCAGCCTTGTGAGATCCTGGACAGAGGACCCCAATGAGCCAGGCTTGGACTCCTGGTCCTCAGAAACTATGAGGTAATATAGGTACATATTTTGAAGCTGCtgactttgtggtaatttgttatgtgacatagaaaactaatataacaCATAAGCAAGATGTTAGTGTGCTGAGGCAGGAAAGATGAATTCTGCAGAGATTCAGAAggtttcacagaggaggtggcTTTTGTGCTCACACATAAAGAATGAGTAGGAAACCTCATAGGGGAGATTTGGAAAGGAGAGATGGAAAGATGAGCTTCCATCTCCTCCTTGATCTCTTCGTTTCAAACCCTGGGCCTGAGAGGACTCTTCAAGGACACAGATTCCAGCCTGGGCTccaagcaagttcagtggaggagccctcctgcccccaagccccacccccccaaaaaaaaacatgTTCTGGAAAACTTCATCAAAGTAGGCAGATccaagccctcccctccccccgcaatGCACCATAAATTGATCACTTTAGGTAGAAGAGAAGTAAAACAGtcccatttgattcttttttcaaaaacaacTATCCTCTAGTTATGTGAGCAACATATATTCATTATGaaccacttttaaaaatacagattttttttttgaaaaagcaaagattaaaaaatcactggtgagacttccctggtggtccagtgggtgagactccacgctcccaatgcagggggcctgggttcaatcccttgtcggggaaactagatcccacatgcgtgccgccgcaactaagagtccacgtgccgcaatgaagattccgcatgctgcaactaagacccggagcagcctaaataaataaataaataaataaaaggaaattttaaaaaaaataaaataaaaaataaaaaatgatcccATGACTCAGAAATGAGCCTGTTAACATTTGGTGGTTTCCTTCTCGTCACAGGTGGCATGTACACAACAGTGACAGGGACAACAGTATTAACGTCACTCTTGTctcagtctttctctctctctctggtcttCTAAGGAGCATTCTTAGCTCTGAGCCCTTTAGATGAACTTTCTGAGGATAATGGGCAAAAAGAGTAGTAAAACTGGAAAGGAGGCCACCCAGTGGTTTCTATGATGGAAAGGAAGAGAACTGCTCCTGGGGGAAGACCAGGTCTGAGAAGGCAGACCCTGCCCAGAGCACATAGCCCCACCCGCACCTCCAGTTCTACCTGGCAGATGCCACATAAGACAGGGCCAGAGAAGCAGTCCTCCCAGGCTCCTCTACTTCTCAGGGAGCTTTGTCGCATTCCATCCGGAGCACCTTGGTCAAAGAGGGAGCTCCCTCTCCAGGTGTCCAGGGTCCTGCTTCCAGTGGTTCCTCTGTGCCCTGAGCTGTTGGAAGGGGGTGTCCACTTGAGGAAGAGCTGCTGGGGCTGAGGAGTATCTAGGCACACTGACCCCATCACTCCgggctcctccctctgcccagccaGTGGTCACAGCTCGTGGATACAGAGGACTGAGCCCTGTTGGCTGGAAGGCTGTGACTGCCCTTCCTCTACAGAGCTGGGCCATCTCTCTGAGCTGACCTTCTCCAGGCCCTGGTCCTCCTTCTGTCCAGTTCTCAGGAAATGCTCCTAAGATCAAGAGCCTGATACTCTTCTCACAAAACTGCATAAGAACCACCATCTTCCTGGTGCCTCCATCCCCAAACTGCCTCTGAGGGTtctaatttgctttttatttaaataaagatgGGGTGGTCCACatagcagaggagggagggaaacaggGAAGGGTCAGGACAGAGCGAGTGCTGGCTCTGAGCTTTCCCAGTAGCATCCAGCTTAAGTGCACTTAAATGTTGACTCCAGAAAAGAACGAGCTTTAAATTCTATGGCCGGAGAGCATCCCACTAGGGGTCAGAGAAAGATATTGCTGCATAGATGGGCCCCTAGGCTTGGCCTGGGAGCTTTCTAGGACCAGCAGGTAGGAGCACACCCATGCAACTGTGTGCctgcattcacacacacacacacacacacacacccaggccGTTAGGCACACACCCAATGTCCCCTATCCCCATGCCCCTGGGTGGTGATGGTATCAGGTTTGGGGTCAGATGGAGGGCTGAATTCAAGCGTCCCAGGATGGGAAAGATGCAACCTCCAGGAATATGAGAGTGTGGTCAGAACAGgatctctctgtgtgtgtatgtacgtgtgtgtgtgtgtggctatgGATATTTGTGCAGTTTTATGGAGGAGGGGGTTCCCTTTGGCTGCATAGGACTCATCTTGGAAGCCCACAAACTCTGCATCACCCAGACACTCTCATATGTTAGCCATCCATGGTGTGATTTGAACCCCTCGGTTGTGACAGCCAAGTGCAGTGCACAGCCTGGATAACTATACACAGCAGCCCTATCAAGGGCCCAAAGTTGGCCCAGCTCTGGAAGAAAAACCAGCTCTTTCTCATAGGTACCTCAATGCCGTGTCTGAGGGCAGGAACCGGAAACATTGAGAACCCATTCAAAACaggaggagaaggcagaggaagtGACAGGATCAGAACAGCTGCTGGCTGGCCACCCACTCTGTCCTGGTGAGAAGGGATAAGGAGATTGCAAACTGGGTAAGAAAATCCTCTCACCTCCAGCTCAGGGCTGTAATCCTGGGCCTCTGCTCCTCTAAGCTTTGTTCTATTTTCACTCCTCTTCCCAGGGAGTAGGTCTCCATTGGCTGCAAGGATTTAGTGGGGACTTTTAACGCGAGCTCTCCGGTAGCCCCTGGATTTGGGTGTAGGCTTGCACAGCCCCCATTACCTTCTCTCTTCTGCTCGTTTCCTCCTATCATTTCCCTGCACTTTTGGATTCACCAGGCCCTCCCTCGCTCAGATCTGCGGGACTCAGGCCTGTGGGAGAGGAGGGCCCAGTGTTAGGAAGCCCGGCGGCCCAGGTGCGAGGAGCAGCAGGGAAAAGAACCAGTCTGTCTGGGCCATCCGCCTCCCGTGGGCCTCAGTGATGGGGAACGTCATGGACGGTAAGTCGGTGGAGGAGCTGAGCAGCACCGAGTGTCACCAGTGGTACAAGAAGTTCATGACCGAGTGCCCCTCCGGCCAGCTCACCTTCTACGAGTTCCGCCAGTTCTTCGGCCTCAAGAACCTGAGCCCATGGGCCAGCCAGTACGTGGAGCAGATGTTTGAGACCTTTGACTTCAACAAAGTGAGCAGGGGTCTGGGTGGGGAGTGCTGGAGGGACGCCCCACCGGccagcatgggggtggggaggagaaggtGTGAGAATGGCCGGAGGAGTGACTTCATTTATCTGGGAGGTCAAGTGTCGACATCAGGGATTCCAGTTTTCTAACATTCATTGAGCGcctactgtgcaccaggcactGGGGGTTCAGAAATGAATCAGCCATCGTCCCTGCCCTCACTCTCCAGGGGAAGACAGAGGCCCCCGATCAGTGCGCCCAGAGGCCAAACCTATTGGCTTCCTCTGCCTCTTCCACGTGCACAGTTTATTC harbors:
- the CIMIP3 gene encoding putative uncharacterized protein GUCA1ANB, with the protein product MPPAPYNSPYLGIPVPSQESLKTSGAPGHQKFHLITKEGPGQGCPRKEHESPSQAHLCWELKDSQKPSVPSHGPKMPSGKKVKPPPCPLSRSWKQDHAQTLAAAYVPVVVDPRGQNPDKFRLNFYTSQYSNTLNPFYTLQKPTCGYLYRRDTDHTRKRFDVPPANLVSWCP
- the GUCA1A gene encoding guanylyl cyclase-activating protein 1 isoform X3, with amino-acid sequence MDASWKPSEKPAQVPGTSMPCLRAGTGNIENPFKTGGEGRGSDRIRTAAGWPPTLSWPSLAQICGTQACGRGGPSVRKPGGPGARSSREKNQSVWAIRLPWASVMGNVMDGKSVEELSSTECHQWYKKFMTECPSGQLTFYEFRQFFGLKNLSPWASQYVEQMFETFDFNKDGYIDFMEYVAALSLVLKGKVEQKLRWYFKLYDVDGNGCIDRDELLTIIRAIRTINPCSDSTMTAEEFTDTVFSKIDVNGDGELSLEEFMEGVQKDQMLLDTLTRSLDLTRIVRRLQNGEQDEEGAGGRESEAAEVAG
- the GUCA1A gene encoding guanylyl cyclase-activating protein 1 isoform X4, with protein sequence MPCLRAGTGNIENPFKTGGEGRGSDRIRTAAGWPPTLSWPSLAQICGTQACGRGGPSVRKPGGPGARSSREKNQSVWAIRLPWASVMGNVMDGKSVEELSSTECHQWYKKFMTECPSGQLTFYEFRQFFGLKNLSPWASQYVEQMFETFDFNKDGYIDFMEYVAALSLVLKGKVEQKLRWYFKLYDVDGNGCIDRDELLTIIRAIRTINPCSDSTMTAEEFTDTVFSKIDVNGDGELSLEEFMEGVQKDQMLLDTLTRSLDLTRIVRRLQNGEQDEEGAGGRESEAAEVAG